In Paramormyrops kingsleyae isolate MSU_618 chromosome 5, PKINGS_0.4, whole genome shotgun sequence, one DNA window encodes the following:
- the tex47 gene encoding testis-expressed protein 47 isoform X4, translating into MPQTEGDALAECPVCYEVLHADLRTLSCGHVFCHDCLARTLLSGARQGAVTRKSITCPVCRHLTFISELAGGKGTDYSQVIEVPPISVACREDQLGNYVLPCTWLPGVFTRTRAVTPIQAPQIFTISGEGRPMQDGDQVSVASAAGEPLTRRGRPANRLSACGVLSLLLVLTSLAVASAILRWILLEHS; encoded by the coding sequence GACGCCCTGGCCGAGTGCCCGGTTTGCTACGAGGTCCTACACGCCGATTTGCGGACGCTCAGCTGTGGGCACGTTTTCTGCCACGACTGCTTGGCGAGGACGCTGCTCAGCGGGGCAAGACAGGGAGCAGTCACCCGGAAAAGCATCACCTGTCCGGTGTGCAGACACCTGACCTTCATTTCCGAACTGGCCGGGGGTAAAGGCACAGATTACAGCCAGGTTATAGAGGTGCCCCCCATTTCGGTCGCTTGCCGGGAGGACCAGCTCGGGAACTACGTGCTCCCCTGCACATGGCTCCCCGGGGTTTTTACCCGGACCAGAGCGGTCACCCCCATCCAGGCTCCGCAGATCTTCACCATCAGCGGAGAGGGCCGACCCATGCAGGACGGGGACCAGGTCAGCGTGGCGAGCGCGGCCGGCGAGCCGCTCACCCGGCGTGGGCGCCCCGCAAACCGCCTGAGCGCCTGCGGCGTCCTGTCGCTGCTGCTCGTCCTCACGTCCCTGGCTGTGGCTTCAGCGATTTTGCGCTGGATTCTGCTGGAGCACTCTTAA